A single window of Streptomyces aquilus DNA harbors:
- a CDS encoding roadblock/LC7 domain-containing protein: MSQAAQNLNWLITNFVDNTPGVSHTVVVSADGLLLAMSEGFPRDRADQLAAVASGLTSLTAGASRIFEGGSVNQTVVEMERGFLFIMSISDGSSLAVLAHPEADIGLIGYEMALLVDRAGTVLTPDLRAELQGSLLN, encoded by the coding sequence ATGAGCCAGGCGGCGCAGAACCTGAACTGGTTGATCACCAACTTCGTGGACAACACCCCCGGGGTGTCTCACACGGTGGTGGTCTCCGCCGACGGACTCCTTCTGGCGATGTCCGAAGGCTTTCCGCGCGACCGCGCCGACCAGCTTGCGGCCGTCGCCTCCGGTCTGACCTCGCTGACCGCGGGTGCCTCGCGCATCTTCGAGGGCGGCAGCGTGAACCAGACGGTTGTGGAGATGGAGCGGGGATTCCTGTTCATCATGTCCATCTCCGACGGTTCCTCGCTCGCGGTGCTGGCCCACCCCGAGGCGGACATCGGTCTCATCGGGTACGAGATGGCCCTTCTGGTGGACCGTGCGGGCACGGTCCTGACGCCCGATCTGCGTGCGGAGCTCCAAGGGAGCCTGCTCAACTAG
- a CDS encoding sensor histidine kinase encodes MRRSKNGPEPSARGNFTPPPRGAAPAPVPGSEPTAAPAPSGGRLSPRNWRVPTRLNAILLIPVLVGLVMGGFQVKSSIDTWQQAEDAEKTARLVRAALTYGDALYNERDTTAAPLLEGKGKDDKTVVAARKATDEAADAFDEAAQNMPKTAGLERRLQLFREVEGDVTKLRAAAYTDALPGVQTEEGYVQVAHPLMEFANELGLGTGNITSYGRTVYAIALTKASLSLERSIGMHLLIAPGPKAESLAAQRTALTSYAYLEGIAIEEYIGGGTEADAQKLDTLQKQAQADGKALAEQAAKKNPAYVPSPTDTATFVKYVGSLTSTDKSERQALATKGVTAENWWAFNTLKYKTYRTIESDMSDTAVDEAASIADNAKRDAFITGAAVVVALLAAFILAGMVARQMSRSMRQLRNAAFGIAEQRLPMLVDQLSRTDPGRVDTRVAPIPINSTDEIGEVARAFDQVHREAVRLAAEQALLRGNINAIFTNLSRRNQSLIEGQLTLITDLENNEADPDQLENLFRLDHLATRMRRNGENLLVLAGEEPGRRWDQPVPLVDVLRAASSEVEQYERIELSGVPEAEIHGRAVTDLVHLLAELLENATTFSSPQTKVRVTATRLPDGRVMIEIHDKGIGLTAEDFADINHKLANPPTVDAAISQRMGLFVVGRLSDRHGIRVQLRPSGEQAGTTSLVMLPDAITHGGGGEQQAPVDEFTVSQIIPEQQYQGEDFNNGLPMRTAAELGFDDSRYSTEVPDDIRELDPVGRSLMREERRAALEAQAHPAQPGQEAPAAPSYGDEFDARPAGYDNGQGGYQEPAYEEQQAAYTEPQHAAYEEPRQPSYDEQYYAPNGGLPQHDAFSSNGGGYPEPAYAEPVQEESAPVQASAPETFPAFEERRYQDDWPQQDTFQNGYQDQYAPEAESVQAADAGERDHVGFDRPGPAPSSVHELTDAGLPRRGSTGGGANGTSSANGTNGTGSGTTDLFGARTVSQESASSAPESNGTGDWRSANDERWQQASALRKPKAGGVTSSGLPRRVPKANLVEGAAETTPQGGPQVSRAPEDVRGRLSNLRRGVQRGRSAGSETNGQATRNQHGGPDSTYNQER; translated from the coding sequence GTGAGGCGAAGCAAGAACGGTCCCGAGCCGTCGGCCCGGGGCAACTTCACCCCGCCGCCGCGCGGAGCGGCGCCCGCCCCTGTGCCCGGATCCGAACCAACGGCTGCTCCGGCGCCGAGCGGTGGCCGGCTGTCCCCCCGCAACTGGCGGGTGCCGACCCGGCTGAACGCGATCCTGCTCATACCCGTGCTGGTCGGCCTCGTCATGGGCGGCTTCCAGGTGAAGAGCTCGATCGACACCTGGCAGCAGGCCGAGGACGCCGAGAAGACCGCGCGCCTGGTCCGCGCCGCCCTGACCTACGGCGACGCCCTCTACAACGAGCGCGACACCACCGCCGCCCCTCTCCTGGAGGGCAAGGGCAAGGACGACAAGACGGTCGTCGCCGCCCGCAAGGCCACCGACGAGGCGGCCGACGCCTTCGACGAGGCCGCGCAGAACATGCCGAAGACCGCGGGCCTGGAGCGCCGCCTCCAGCTGTTCCGCGAGGTCGAGGGCGACGTCACGAAACTGCGCGCGGCCGCGTACACGGACGCGCTCCCCGGTGTGCAGACCGAAGAAGGCTACGTCCAGGTCGCGCACCCCCTGATGGAGTTCGCCAACGAACTCGGTCTCGGCACCGGAAACATCACCAGCTACGGCCGTACCGTCTACGCCATCGCGCTGACCAAGGCCTCGCTGTCGCTCGAGCGCTCCATCGGCATGCACCTGCTGATCGCCCCCGGCCCCAAGGCCGAGAGCCTGGCCGCCCAGCGCACCGCGCTCACCTCGTACGCCTACCTCGAGGGCATCGCCATCGAGGAGTACATCGGTGGTGGCACCGAGGCCGACGCCCAGAAGCTCGACACCCTGCAGAAGCAGGCGCAGGCGGACGGCAAGGCGCTGGCCGAGCAGGCCGCGAAGAAGAACCCCGCGTACGTGCCGTCGCCGACCGACACGGCCACCTTCGTCAAGTACGTGGGCTCGCTGACCTCCACCGACAAGTCGGAGCGGCAGGCGCTCGCCACCAAGGGCGTCACCGCGGAGAACTGGTGGGCGTTCAACACCCTCAAGTACAAGACCTACCGGACCATCGAGTCCGACATGAGCGACACCGCGGTGGACGAGGCCGCGAGCATCGCCGACAACGCCAAGCGTGACGCCTTCATCACCGGTGCCGCCGTCGTGGTCGCCCTGCTCGCCGCGTTCATCCTGGCCGGCATGGTGGCCCGCCAGATGTCCCGCTCGATGCGCCAGCTGCGCAACGCCGCCTTCGGTATCGCCGAGCAGCGCCTGCCGATGCTGGTCGACCAGCTCTCGCGCACCGACCCCGGCCGCGTCGACACCCGGGTCGCGCCGATCCCGATCAACTCGACCGACGAGATCGGCGAGGTCGCCCGCGCCTTCGACCAGGTCCACCGCGAGGCGGTCCGGCTCGCCGCCGAGCAGGCCCTGCTGCGGGGCAACATCAACGCGATCTTCACCAACCTCTCGCGCCGCAACCAGTCGCTGATCGAGGGCCAGCTGACCCTGATCACCGACCTGGAGAACAACGAGGCCGACCCGGACCAGCTGGAGAACCTCTTCCGCCTGGACCACCTCGCGACCCGTATGCGCCGCAACGGCGAGAACCTCCTGGTCCTCGCCGGCGAGGAGCCGGGCCGGCGCTGGGACCAGCCGGTCCCGCTGGTCGACGTGCTGCGCGCCGCCTCCTCCGAGGTGGAGCAGTACGAGCGCATCGAGCTCTCCGGCGTCCCGGAGGCCGAGATCCACGGCCGTGCCGTGACCGACCTCGTGCACCTGCTCGCCGAGCTCCTCGAGAACGCCACCACGTTCTCCTCGCCCCAGACCAAGGTCCGCGTCACCGCGACCCGGCTGCCCGACGGCCGCGTGATGATCGAGATCCACGACAAGGGCATCGGCCTCACCGCCGAGGACTTCGCGGACATCAACCACAAGCTCGCCAACCCGCCGACCGTGGACGCCGCGATCTCGCAGCGCATGGGCCTGTTCGTGGTCGGCCGGCTGTCCGACCGGCACGGCATCCGGGTCCAGCTGCGCCCCTCCGGCGAGCAGGCCGGCACCACCTCGCTGGTCATGCTGCCGGACGCGATCACCCATGGTGGCGGTGGCGAACAGCAGGCGCCGGTCGACGAGTTCACCGTCTCGCAGATCATCCCGGAGCAGCAGTACCAGGGCGAGGACTTCAACAACGGCCTGCCGATGCGGACGGCCGCCGAGCTCGGCTTCGACGACAGCCGCTACAGCACCGAGGTCCCCGACGACATCCGTGAGCTGGACCCCGTGGGCCGCTCCCTGATGCGCGAGGAGCGCCGCGCCGCCCTGGAGGCCCAGGCACACCCCGCGCAGCCCGGCCAGGAGGCGCCCGCGGCCCCGTCGTACGGCGACGAGTTCGACGCCCGGCCGGCCGGGTACGACAACGGCCAGGGCGGCTACCAGGAGCCCGCGTACGAGGAGCAGCAGGCGGCGTACACCGAGCCGCAGCACGCCGCGTACGAGGAGCCCCGGCAGCCGTCGTACGACGAGCAGTACTACGCGCCGAACGGCGGCCTGCCGCAGCACGACGCCTTCTCGTCGAACGGCGGCGGCTACCCCGAGCCCGCGTATGCGGAGCCCGTCCAGGAGGAGTCCGCGCCCGTCCAGGCCTCCGCCCCCGAGACCTTCCCGGCCTTCGAGGAGCGGCGTTACCAGGACGACTGGCCGCAGCAGGACACCTTCCAGAACGGCTACCAGGACCAGTACGCTCCCGAAGCGGAATCCGTGCAGGCCGCTGACGCGGGTGAGCGGGACCACGTAGGCTTCGACCGTCCGGGACCTGCCCCGTCGTCCGTCCACGAGCTGACCGACGCCGGCCTTCCCCGCCGCGGATCCACCGGTGGCGGAGCGAACGGCACGAGCAGCGCGAACGGTACGAACGGCACGGGCAGCGGTACGACCGACCTGTTCGGCGCGCGGACCGTGAGCCAGGAGTCGGCGTCCTCCGCACCGGAGAGCAACGGCACCGGCGACTGGCGCTCGGCCAACGACGAGCGCTGGCAGCAGGCATCGGCGCTCCGTAAGCCCAAGGCGGGCGGGGTCACCTCCTCCGGTCTGCCGCGGCGGGTGCCCAAGGCCAACCTGGTCGAGGGTGCCGCCGAAACCACCCCCCAGGGGGGCCCACAGGTCTCCCGCGCTCCGGAGGACGTCCGGGGCAGGCTGAGCAACCTGCGCCGCGGTGTCCAGCGGGGTCGCAGCGCAGGCAGTGAAACGAACGGCCAGGCCACCAGGAATCAGCACGGTGGTCCTGACAGCACCTACAACCAGGAGCGTTAG
- a CDS encoding GTP-binding protein, translated as MDFASSDGGRATTSAKIVVAGGFGVGKTTFVGAVSEINPLRTEAVMTSASAGIDDLTHTGDKTTTTVAMDFGRITLDQDLILYLFGTPGQDRFWFMWDDLVRGAIGAVVLVDTRRLADCFPAVDYFENSGLPFVVALNGFDGHQPYAPEEVREALQIGPDTPIITTDARHRSDAKSALITLVEHALMARLR; from the coding sequence GTGGACTTCGCAAGCTCTGACGGAGGCCGGGCGACCACCTCCGCGAAGATCGTGGTGGCCGGCGGCTTCGGCGTCGGCAAGACCACGTTCGTGGGCGCCGTCTCCGAGATCAACCCGCTGCGCACCGAGGCCGTCATGACGTCCGCGTCGGCGGGCATCGACGACCTCACCCACACCGGGGACAAGACCACCACCACGGTGGCCATGGACTTCGGCCGTATCACCCTGGACCAGGACCTGATCCTGTACCTGTTCGGTACGCCCGGTCAGGACCGTTTCTGGTTCATGTGGGACGACCTGGTGCGCGGTGCGATCGGCGCGGTGGTCCTGGTGGACACCCGTCGCCTGGCCGACTGCTTCCCCGCGGTCGACTACTTCGAGAACAGCGGCCTGCCGTTCGTCGTGGCCCTCAACGGCTTCGACGGACACCAGCCCTACGCGCCCGAGGAGGTGCGCGAGGCACTCCAGATCGGTCCCGACACCCCGATCATCACGACGGACGCCCGGCACCGCTCGGATGCGAAGAGTGCCCTGATCACCCTGGTCGAGCACGCCCTCATGGCACGTCTGCGATAG
- a CDS encoding DUF742 domain-containing protein, producing the protein MTPPTASHDPYAEPYEDEGDQPLVRPYAMTGGRTRPRYQLAIEALISTTADPAALMGLLPEHQRICHLCREVKSVAEVSALLAMPLGVARILVADLAEAGLVAIHQPGGDESTGAPDVTLLERVLSGLRKL; encoded by the coding sequence ATGACCCCGCCCACCGCCTCTCATGATCCGTACGCGGAGCCGTACGAGGATGAGGGCGACCAGCCGCTGGTACGTCCGTACGCGATGACCGGCGGCCGGACCCGGCCGCGCTACCAGCTCGCCATAGAGGCCCTGATCAGCACCACGGCCGACCCGGCAGCGCTCATGGGCCTGCTCCCGGAGCACCAGCGCATCTGTCATCTGTGCCGCGAGGTGAAGTCGGTCGCGGAGGTGTCGGCGCTCCTGGCCATGCCGCTCGGCGTGGCCCGCATCCTCGTCGCGGACCTTGCCGAGGCAGGGCTCGTCGCCATTCACCAGCCGGGCGGCGACGAGAGCACCGGCGCTCCGGACGTGACACTGCTCGAAAGGGTGCTCAGTGGACTTCGCAAGCTCTGA
- a CDS encoding roadblock/LC7 domain-containing protein, which yields MSQAAQNLNWLITNFVDNTPGVSHTVVVSADGLLLAMSEGFPRDRADQLAAVASGLTSLTAGASRIFEGGNVAQTVVEMERGFLFLMSVSDGSSLAVLAHPECDIGLVGYEMALLVDRAGAVLTPDLRAELQGSLLH from the coding sequence ATGAGCCAGGCGGCACAGAACCTCAACTGGTTGATCACCAACTTCGTGGACAACACCCCCGGGGTGTCCCACACCGTCGTCGTGTCCGCCGACGGCCTTCTGCTGGCGATGTCCGAGGGTTTCCCGCGTGACCGTGCCGACCAGCTGGCGGCCGTCGCGTCGGGCCTGACCTCGCTCACGGCCGGCGCCTCCCGGATCTTCGAGGGCGGCAACGTGGCACAGACGGTCGTCGAGATGGAACGGGGCTTCCTGTTCCTGATGTCCGTCTCGGACGGCTCGTCGCTGGCCGTGCTCGCGCACCCGGAGTGCGACATCGGCCTCGTCGGCTACGAGATGGCCCTGCTCGTCGATCGCGCGGGCGCGGTGCTCACGCCCGATCTCCGCGCGGAACTGCAAGGCAGTCTGCTTCACTGA
- a CDS encoding sensor histidine kinase produces the protein MQGRFKRDGSASAEPEPQGGTAPGNGSSSPQHAQNPGQVASGDGGARPGATPSGAPNPTAPTVKPPKGPSGPGSRIALRNWRISTRLVSLLALPVVAATSLGALRISDNVNDIQQLENMKLLTDMTKQATALAEALQNERDQSAGPLAHGSSASDYTIKGLRDKSDRAIEDFVDSSEEIGDQGSGLQGIRDNVVLLVASLREIEKVRNNAYEAKDNSTQTVEAYHRLITQLLDLSQDMAQATSNPDMIQRTRSLAAFSAAKEYASIQRAVLAAALPANKTSFGDLSENDRLYAQSALESEESELKSFQSIYGKTSAVELLEPIGDNNTTIQSADTYASRALDSTNGLENLDKRSYKDWLDDSSTKIDQMGKIESTLLEQMEQKARELRNESESEAIVSGALILLVLGISLVGAFVVARSMIRSLRRLEETATKVATDRLPELVKQLSESDPQDVDTSVESVGVHSRDEIGKVAAAFDDVHREAVRLAAEQALLRGNVNAMFTNLSRRSQGLIQRQLSLISELESREADPDQLSSLFKLDHLATRMRRNGENLLVLAGEEPGRRWTRPVPLVDVLRAAASEVEQYERIELAAVPTTEVAGRVVNDLVHLLAELLENATSFSSPQTKVKVTGHALPDGRVLIEIHDTGIGLSPEDLAAINERLASPPTVDVSVSRRMGLFVVGRLSQRHGIRIQLRPSDSGGTTALVMLPVDVAQGGKKPQPKPGQGAGGGAPSAAQAAAGVAAARGGSGRPGGGSLGAGAPAGGALGAGAPAGGRLGTGQGPRAALPGTGNSGRPGAPGGARGPQSPSAPPQGRPAPAGAGAGFGGQAPGAPQGLQAAGTGGPQDAFGGGRPPQQPAPSAGEQGGRRSRLLPGRGGPRAELPGGNAQQSRPSWSDENAQPQISHASLDTPRGHDEQDPSQTSRMPRIDDRQGPGSTSEFPRPDFDAPMPGTGGPQHTGQFPRPNAVPGAQDPGQFAPADFGGPQSTGQFPRPDYDTPQNTGQFAQPGANAPQDGTGSFVRSDVFGTPAPNGPSATGQFPVPQGYDNGSTGQFPAPNHDSSSTGQHALPGRQSPTGPVNPQQTGQFERPQQGAGRGPADFGAPRPPVPQRPQRPVRQEPEALPPAGPGDGRTPLYDTLETNWFHGTQGGQGQPANGNGAAPAAPPAQAPQQPQAPAAPQRPGSAAWRSSPNDDLVRQAERVRQPAAGGVTTSGLPRRVPRANLVPGTAQQQQHQAGPAVSRAPDDVRGRLTNLRRGIAQGRQVGGNGQTGSFPNPTHQQER, from the coding sequence GTGCAGGGACGTTTCAAGAGGGATGGCAGTGCTTCGGCGGAGCCGGAGCCGCAGGGCGGGACTGCTCCCGGCAATGGCAGTTCCTCGCCCCAGCACGCCCAGAACCCGGGCCAGGTGGCATCCGGCGACGGAGGTGCGCGCCCCGGCGCGACGCCCTCCGGGGCCCCGAACCCCACCGCCCCGACGGTCAAGCCGCCGAAGGGCCCGAGCGGGCCCGGCTCGCGAATAGCGCTGCGCAACTGGCGTATCTCCACGCGCCTGGTGTCACTGCTCGCGCTGCCCGTCGTCGCGGCCACCTCGCTGGGCGCCCTGCGCATCAGCGACAACGTCAACGACATCCAGCAGCTCGAGAACATGAAGCTGCTGACGGACATGACCAAGCAGGCCACGGCTCTGGCCGAGGCGCTGCAGAACGAGCGTGACCAGTCGGCCGGCCCGCTGGCGCACGGCTCCAGCGCGAGCGACTACACGATCAAGGGTCTGCGGGACAAGTCCGACCGCGCCATCGAGGACTTCGTCGACTCCTCGGAGGAGATCGGCGACCAGGGCAGCGGCCTGCAAGGTATCCGCGACAACGTGGTGCTCCTGGTGGCCAGCCTTCGCGAGATCGAGAAGGTCCGCAACAACGCCTACGAGGCCAAGGACAACTCCACCCAGACCGTGGAGGCCTACCACCGCCTCATCACGCAGCTGCTGGACCTCTCGCAGGACATGGCCCAGGCCACCAGCAACCCCGACATGATCCAGCGGACGCGTTCCCTGGCGGCCTTCTCCGCCGCCAAGGAGTACGCCTCCATCCAGCGCGCCGTCCTCGCCGCGGCCCTGCCCGCGAACAAGACGTCCTTCGGTGACCTCTCCGAGAACGACCGGCTGTACGCCCAGTCGGCCCTGGAGAGCGAGGAGTCCGAGCTCAAGAGCTTCCAGTCCATCTACGGCAAGACCAGCGCCGTGGAGCTCCTGGAGCCCATCGGCGACAACAACACGACGATCCAGTCCGCCGACACCTACGCCAGCCGCGCCCTGGACTCCACCAACGGCCTGGAGAACCTGGACAAGCGGTCGTACAAGGACTGGCTGGACGACAGCTCCACCAAGATCGACCAGATGGGCAAGATCGAGAGCACCCTGCTCGAGCAGATGGAGCAGAAGGCCCGCGAGCTGCGCAACGAGTCGGAGAGCGAAGCGATCGTCTCCGGTGCGCTGATCCTGCTCGTGCTCGGTATCTCGCTCGTCGGCGCCTTCGTCGTGGCCCGCTCCATGATCCGCTCGCTGCGCCGGCTGGAGGAGACCGCCACCAAGGTCGCCACCGACCGTCTGCCCGAGCTGGTCAAGCAGCTGTCCGAGTCCGACCCGCAGGACGTCGACACGTCCGTGGAGTCGGTCGGTGTGCACTCGCGCGACGAGATCGGCAAGGTGGCCGCGGCCTTCGACGACGTGCACCGCGAGGCGGTCCGTCTCGCCGCCGAGCAGGCCCTCCTGCGGGGCAACGTCAACGCGATGTTCACCAACCTGTCGCGCCGCTCCCAGGGTCTTATCCAGCGCCAGCTGTCGCTGATTTCCGAGCTCGAGTCCCGTGAGGCCGACCCGGACCAGCTGTCCTCGCTGTTCAAGCTCGACCACCTCGCGACGCGTATGCGCCGTAACGGTGAGAACCTGCTGGTTCTCGCGGGTGAAGAGCCCGGCCGCCGCTGGACCCGTCCGGTCCCGCTGGTCGACGTGCTCCGTGCCGCCGCCTCCGAGGTGGAGCAGTACGAGCGCATCGAGCTGGCCGCCGTGCCGACCACCGAAGTGGCCGGCCGGGTCGTCAACGACCTCGTGCACCTCCTCGCCGAGCTGCTCGAGAACGCGACCTCCTTCTCCTCGCCGCAGACCAAGGTCAAGGTCACCGGTCACGCGCTGCCCGACGGGCGGGTGCTCATCGAGATCCACGACACCGGCATCGGCCTCTCCCCCGAGGACCTCGCCGCGATCAACGAGCGGCTCGCCTCGCCGCCCACCGTGGACGTCTCGGTCTCCCGCCGCATGGGTCTGTTCGTGGTCGGTCGTCTGTCCCAGCGCCACGGCATCCGCATCCAGCTCCGGCCGTCCGACTCCGGTGGTACGACCGCGCTGGTCATGCTGCCCGTCGACGTCGCCCAGGGCGGCAAGAAGCCGCAACCCAAGCCCGGTCAGGGCGCGGGTGGCGGTGCCCCGTCCGCCGCGCAGGCGGCCGCCGGCGTGGCCGCGGCCCGCGGCGGCTCCGGCCGGCCGGGCGGCGGTTCGCTCGGCGCCGGTGCGCCCGCCGGCGGTGCCCTCGGTGCCGGTGCTCCGGCCGGTGGCCGGCTCGGTACCGGTCAGGGACCGCGCGCCGCGCTGCCCGGCACCGGCAACTCCGGTCGTCCCGGTGCGCCCGGTGGCGCGCGTGGGCCGCAGTCGCCGTCCGCTCCGCCGCAGGGCCGGCCCGCTCCGGCCGGTGCGGGCGCGGGCTTCGGCGGTCAGGCTCCGGGTGCTCCGCAGGGTCTGCAGGCCGCCGGTACCGGTGGGCCGCAGGACGCCTTCGGTGGCGGTCGGCCGCCGCAGCAGCCCGCCCCGTCGGCCGGTGAGCAGGGCGGCCGTCGGAGCCGTCTGCTGCCGGGTCGCGGCGGTCCGCGGGCCGAGCTGCCGGGCGGCAACGCGCAGCAGTCGCGGCCCAGTTGGAGCGACGAGAACGCCCAGCCGCAGATCTCGCACGCCTCGCTCGACACCCCGCGCGGCCATGACGAGCAGGACCCCTCGCAGACCTCGCGCATGCCGCGGATCGACGACCGGCAGGGCCCGGGCTCCACGTCCGAGTTCCCCCGCCCGGACTTCGACGCCCCGATGCCGGGTACCGGCGGCCCGCAGCACACCGGCCAGTTCCCCCGGCCGAACGCGGTGCCCGGTGCGCAGGACCCCGGGCAGTTCGCGCCCGCGGACTTCGGCGGACCGCAGAGCACGGGCCAGTTCCCGCGGCCGGACTACGACACCCCGCAGAACACCGGGCAGTTCGCCCAGCCGGGCGCCAACGCCCCGCAGGACGGCACGGGTTCCTTCGTCCGCTCGGACGTCTTCGGCACCCCGGCCCCGAACGGCCCGTCCGCGACCGGCCAGTTCCCGGTCCCGCAGGGCTACGACAACGGCTCCACCGGCCAGTTCCCGGCGCCGAACCACGACAGCAGCTCCACCGGTCAGCACGCGCTGCCGGGCCGCCAGTCCCCCACCGGACCGGTGAACCCGCAGCAGACCGGCCAGTTCGAGCGGCCGCAGCAGGGCGCCGGACGCGGTCCCGCCGACTTCGGCGCCCCGCGGCCCCCGGTCCCGCAGCGTCCGCAGCGGCCGGTACGTCAGGAGCCCGAGGCGCTGCCGCCGGCGGGCCCCGGCGACGGACGCACCCCGCTCTACGACACCCTGGAGACCAACTGGTTCCACGGTACGCAGGGCGGTCAGGGGCAGCCCGCGAACGGCAACGGGGCGGCCCCGGCCGCTCCCCCGGCCCAGGCTCCTCAGCAGCCGCAGGCTCCGGCTGCTCCGCAGCGGCCCGGCTCGGCCGCCTGGCGCAGCTCGCCGAACGACGACCTCGTCCGGCAGGCCGAGCGCGTCCGGCAGCCCGCCGCGGGCGGCGTCACCACCTCCGGTCTGCCGCGCCGGGTGCCCCGGGCGAACCTCGTCCCGGGCACGGCCCAGCAGCAACAGCACCAAGCCGGTCCGGCGGTCTCCCGTGCGCCTGATGACGTACGCGGCCGTCTGACCAATCTCCGTCGGGGTATCGCACAAGGTCGTCAGGTCGGCGGTAACGGCCAGACGGGCAGCTTCCCGAACCCCACTCACCAGCAGGAGCGTTAG
- a CDS encoding fumarylacetoacetate hydrolase family protein, whose protein sequence is MRIARFSIDGNVAFGAVEGDKPDELVLDIIKGIPFADFELSGTKVPLSKVRLLPPVLPNKVVAYGRNYAEHARELGNDVPDVPFAFFKPSTSVIGPGDEIQYPSFSEELHHEAELAVVIGRMCREVPRERVKDVILGYTCALDVTARDVQRREKQWARAKGFDTSCPLGPWVETDLDPSDLTIQLTVNGQQRQLGRTSEMIHPIEDLIVNITEAMTLLPGDVILTGTPAGVGPLTVGDEVAVTIEGIGTLTNKVVKRG, encoded by the coding sequence GTGCGCATCGCCAGATTCTCCATCGACGGGAACGTCGCCTTCGGCGCGGTCGAGGGCGACAAGCCGGACGAGCTCGTCCTCGACATCATCAAGGGCATCCCGTTCGCCGACTTCGAGCTCTCCGGCACGAAGGTCCCGCTGAGCAAGGTCCGGCTGCTGCCGCCGGTGCTCCCCAACAAAGTCGTGGCCTACGGCCGCAACTACGCGGAGCACGCCCGCGAACTCGGCAACGACGTCCCGGACGTCCCGTTCGCCTTCTTCAAGCCGTCCACCTCGGTGATCGGCCCCGGCGACGAGATCCAGTACCCGTCCTTCTCCGAGGAGCTCCACCACGAGGCCGAGCTGGCCGTGGTCATCGGCCGCATGTGCCGCGAGGTCCCGCGCGAGCGCGTCAAGGACGTCATCCTCGGCTACACCTGCGCCCTCGACGTCACCGCCCGTGACGTGCAGCGGCGCGAGAAGCAGTGGGCCAGGGCCAAGGGCTTCGACACCTCCTGCCCGCTCGGCCCCTGGGTGGAGACCGACCTCGACCCGAGCGACCTCACCATCCAGCTCACGGTCAACGGCCAGCAGCGCCAGCTCGGCCGCACCAGCGAGATGATCCACCCGATCGAGGATCTGATCGTCAACATCACCGAGGCCATGACGCTGCTCCCCGGCGACGTGATCCTCACGGGCACCCCGGCAGGCGTCGGACCGCTCACCGTCGGCGACGAGGTCGCCGTCACCATCGAAGGCATCGGCACTCTCACCAACAAGGTTGTCAAGCGTGGCTAG